One window of Mesoplasma syrphidae genomic DNA carries:
- the dnaA gene encoding chromosomal replication initiator protein DnaA, with translation MNETELWLKIKESLSTSEIVDEEVYNDYITTAKLIKNDQDEYNLIVKSQFAIRVITPLKDVIVKAIKKHLGHLVIFNFITAAQYKENQKQLKEVVASKPVSPFATKKYSAMFENFIEGESNKQAFLASKMIAHNPGKQYIPLFIYGDSGLGKTHLLQAIYNEVTDKKPELKTLFLTSESLIKRVVDVLYKDHDAIESFKEELMSYDVLLIDDIQFLAKKEKTNEIFFTIFNHFIENNKQLVFSSDKSPDNLNGFDKRIITRFDMGLTTSIKTLDFETAVLITKAEIKIQGIRQSISYEALNYLATYYADDVRKIKGSISKISFWGIQNEVVKEIDMDVISTLFKDVSTANLGILNVKKVKEIVGEKYGVSVKSIDGKARTANIANARHLSMYLVKNILNHSLSQIGTEFGGKDHTTVINAVNKIENLMNTDKNFKLVVEVLKTKILSK, from the coding sequence ATGAATGAAACTGAATTATGATTGAAAATTAAAGAATCGCTTTCAACAAGTGAAATTGTCGATGAAGAAGTTTATAACGATTACATTACAACTGCTAAGTTAATTAAAAACGATCAAGACGAATATAACTTAATTGTAAAATCACAGTTTGCTATTAGAGTTATTACTCCTTTAAAAGATGTCATTGTCAAAGCAATCAAAAAACATTTGGGTCATTTGGTAATTTTTAATTTTATTACTGCAGCTCAATATAAAGAAAATCAAAAACAACTTAAAGAAGTTGTCGCATCAAAACCTGTTTCACCATTTGCTACTAAAAAATACTCTGCGATGTTTGAAAATTTTATTGAGGGTGAAAGCAATAAGCAAGCATTTCTTGCCTCAAAAATGATTGCTCATAATCCTGGAAAGCAGTACATTCCTTTATTTATTTATGGTGATTCGGGACTTGGAAAAACTCATTTATTGCAGGCTATTTATAATGAAGTAACTGACAAAAAACCTGAGTTAAAAACTTTGTTTTTGACTAGCGAATCATTAATTAAGCGTGTTGTTGATGTATTGTATAAAGATCACGATGCAATTGAATCTTTTAAAGAGGAACTAATGTCATATGATGTTCTTTTAATTGATGATATTCAATTTTTGGCAAAAAAGGAAAAAACAAATGAAATTTTCTTTACAATTTTTAATCATTTTATTGAAAATAATAAGCAATTGGTTTTTTCAAGTGATAAGTCTCCCGATAATTTAAATGGTTTTGATAAGCGAATTATTACTCGTTTCGATATGGGATTAACAACTTCAATTAAAACTTTGGATTTTGAAACAGCAGTTTTAATAACTAAAGCAGAAATTAAAATTCAAGGAATTAGGCAGTCAATTTCTTATGAAGCTTTAAATTATTTGGCAACTTATTATGCCGATGATGTTCGTAAAATTAAGGGATCAATTTCTAAAATTAGTTTCTGAGGAATTCAAAATGAAGTTGTTAAAGAAATAGATATGGATGTTATATCAACACTGTTCAAAGATGTCTCAACAGCAAATTTGGGAATTTTGAATGTTAAAAAAGTTAAGGAAATTGTTGGTGAAAAGTATGGTGTTTCTGTTAAATCAATTGATGGTAAAGCTCGAACAGCAAATATTGCCAATGCTCGCCATTTATCAATGTATTTAGTTAAAAATATTTTAAATCACTCATTGTCACAAATCGGAACTGAGTTTGGAGGCAAAGATCATACAACAGTAATTAATGCTGTTAATAAAATTGAAAATTTAATGAATACTGATAAAAATTTCAAATTGGTTGTTGAAGTTTTGAAAACTAAAATCTTATCGAAATAA
- the rnmV gene encoding ribonuclease M5, translating into MNEQKIKQIIIVEGKSDTQKLKKIYGENLKTIETQGLSLSKETLEFIKKVNDEIGVIIFTDPDGPGKKIRERIINFLDGKVVNAFITKENIEFNSKKIGVAEANEVAIKKALEDLVIFDKTKESLTWKQYLDNDFYLKENRSIICKKNGWNQQISSKTLFKWLNWINLNVEDIKAILGE; encoded by the coding sequence ATGAATGAACAAAAAATCAAACAAATAATCATAGTTGAAGGCAAATCCGATACTCAGAAACTTAAAAAGATTTATGGCGAGAATTTGAAAACAATTGAGACTCAAGGATTAAGTTTGAGCAAAGAGACGTTAGAATTTATTAAAAAAGTAAATGACGAAATTGGTGTTATTATTTTTACAGACCCTGATGGTCCGGGCAAAAAAATCCGTGAGCGTATAATTAATTTTTTAGATGGAAAAGTTGTAAATGCCTTTATTACCAAAGAAAATATTGAATTTAATAGTAAAAAAATTGGAGTTGCAGAAGCAAATGAAGTAGCTATTAAAAAAGCACTTGAGGACCTAGTAATTTTCGACAAGACAAAAGAGTCTTTAACTTGAAAACAATATTTAGATAATGATTTTTATTTAAAAGAAAATCGCAGTATTATTTGCAAAAAAAATGGCTGAAATCAACAAATTAGTTCAAAAACTTTATTTAAGTGATTAAATTGAATTAATTTGAATGTAGAAGATATTAAGGCGATATTAGGAGAATAA
- the dnaN gene encoding DNA polymerase III subunit beta — protein sequence MKFSINRAILLEEIYKANKILDLKNPNPTIGGIFLELTMDKLTIISTNTVLSFKSVLTNNNADLDINEPGKILIKGRYVIEMLRRLDDQYVNFTAVENSELRISTTSSEFNINILDAEDYPSLGFREKGTILELDGQEFKRTLAQTLISIDEWSKKLSLSGLNVHVTNESVIFSATDLFRISQKTISLTDKETEEINITIPYKTLLELPKLLENAEKLKIVISEGYVTFVINNVLFQSNLIDGQFPNVSAAFPQEFSAVIFVESKKLLKTLNRADLPNDDGLPQIINLRIEDDSIYVKSTVSEVGNYEEEFKDFKLEGTGNLVISFNSKFLLEALKTFDNEPIKLQFVNPTRPVVISKQRNDKLKQVVLPTYLGN from the coding sequence ATGAAATTTTCAATTAATAGAGCAATCTTACTAGAAGAAATTTATAAAGCCAATAAAATTTTGGATCTCAAAAACCCAAACCCAACAATCGGGGGAATTTTTTTAGAATTGACAATGGATAAATTGACTATAATTTCAACAAATACTGTTTTGTCTTTTAAAAGTGTTTTAACAAATAATAATGCAGATTTGGATATAAATGAGCCAGGTAAAATTTTAATTAAGGGACGCTATGTAATTGAAATGTTAAGAAGATTAGATGATCAGTATGTGAATTTTACAGCTGTAGAAAATTCGGAGTTACGAATTTCAACAACGTCTTCAGAGTTTAACATTAACATTTTGGATGCCGAAGATTATCCAAGTTTAGGTTTTAGAGAAAAAGGAACAATTTTAGAACTTGATGGTCAAGAATTTAAGCGCACATTGGCACAAACTTTAATTTCAATTGATGAATGAAGCAAAAAATTATCGTTATCAGGGTTGAATGTTCATGTAACTAACGAAAGTGTAATTTTTTCGGCAACGGATTTGTTTAGAATTAGTCAAAAAACAATTAGTCTAACTGATAAAGAAACTGAAGAAATTAATATAACAATTCCATATAAGACTCTTTTGGAATTGCCCAAGTTATTGGAGAATGCTGAAAAATTAAAAATTGTTATTTCAGAGGGGTATGTAACATTTGTAATTAATAATGTTTTATTTCAGTCAAATTTAATTGATGGGCAGTTTCCAAATGTAAGTGCAGCATTTCCACAAGAATTTTCAGCGGTTATTTTTGTTGAGTCTAAAAAACTTTTGAAAACCTTAAACAGAGCAGATTTACCAAATGATGATGGGTTGCCACAAATTATCAATTTGCGAATTGAAGATGATAGTATTTATGTTAAATCAACCGTATCTGAAGTTGGGAATTACGAAGAAGAGTTTAAAGATTTTAAACTTGAAGGAACAGGAAATTTGGTTATTAGTTTTAATTCTAAATTTTTACTAGAAGCTTTAAAAACTTTTGATAACGAACCAATTAAACTACAATTTGTTAATCCAACAAGACCTGTTGTAATTAGTAAGCAAAGAAATGATAAATTAAAGCAAGTTGTTTTACCAACATATTTAGGAAATTAA
- a CDS encoding rod shape-determining protein, producing the protein MSNKRIGIVFGGEYTRIISSESGTLYDDLSLVCWNDLTTEVVVLGKDAKKMIDRVDKPLRVVAPLENDEVQNLEIFKDMVKVILDNFKVHFQGAELIISAPTIENEQIQKIILNIIDNFKYDSVEFVPKIFLAAVGANTDIDDEYGTIILDIDYFKATVAVIAEREILAYKQTTFAEKHLDDLLIQILKENFGLVVEQEIIEKIKWSLGSVIKLRDDLELILNGRDMITNERRTVTVNDSEFKKIFTQIFTSYKALVTTVLESCPMYIRTSIIKNGIKITGELAGIIGVKDFFADFFDVPVKTAKNRGYAVIDGALKYKKIQ; encoded by the coding sequence ATGAGTAATAAAAGAATTGGAATTGTTTTTGGTGGTGAATACACAAGAATTATTTCCAGCGAAAGCGGAACGCTTTATGATGATTTATCATTAGTATGCTGAAATGATTTAACAACCGAAGTTGTTGTATTAGGTAAAGATGCTAAAAAAATGATAGACAGAGTTGACAAACCTTTACGTGTTGTAGCACCTTTAGAAAACGATGAAGTACAAAATTTGGAAATTTTTAAGGACATGGTTAAAGTTATTTTGGATAATTTTAAGGTTCATTTTCAAGGAGCGGAGTTGATTATATCTGCCCCAACAATTGAAAATGAGCAAATTCAAAAAATTATTTTAAACATTATTGATAATTTTAAATATGATTCCGTTGAATTTGTTCCAAAGATTTTCCTTGCAGCTGTTGGTGCAAATACTGATATTGATGATGAATATGGAACTATAATTTTGGATATTGATTATTTTAAGGCAACTGTAGCTGTAATTGCAGAACGAGAAATTTTGGCATATAAACAGACAACTTTTGCGGAAAAACATTTAGATGATTTGCTTATTCAAATTCTGAAAGAAAATTTTGGTCTAGTCGTAGAACAAGAGATTATTGAGAAAATTAAATGATCACTTGGCTCAGTTATTAAACTACGTGATGATTTAGAATTAATCCTTAATGGAAGAGATATGATTACAAACGAACGTCGTACTGTTACTGTTAATGATTCGGAGTTTAAGAAAATTTTTACCCAAATTTTTACAAGTTATAAGGCATTGGTGACAACGGTATTGGAAAGTTGTCCAATGTACATTCGTACAAGTATTATTAAAAATGGGATTAAAATAACCGGTGAATTGGCAGGAATTATTGGGGTTAAGGATTTCTTCGCTGACTTCTTTGATGTTCCAGTTAAAACAGCTAAAAATCGTGGATATGCCGTTATTGATGGGGCTTTAAAGTATAAAAAGATTCAATAA